The Bacteroidales bacterium region TGTTAGATGTGGGTTTATTTTAAGGACCCCAATAAAACTTTTTAAAAATCCATTTACCTTGTCCATCCAGGTCATATAAATTAGTCCATTCAGATTTTGTTATTGTATCAATATCTAATGTTAAAATTAATGAATCGCGATTAATTTGCAAGCTGTCAAAAATTTCAACATGTTTTATTAGGTTAAATGCTGATATTTCAAGGCCAATTGATTTTAAATAATCAAAATATGATAAAACAATTTCATTTTTACTTAAATAGCTGTTTCTGGAAATTTTGTAATCAAAATCCAATAGTTTATAAATTGTATCATTTAATATTTCCGGAGTTTTGTAATTACTTTCTTTATTTTTATAAATACTTTTAATTTTATTAATTATACAAAATAGAGTTTTCCCAGTTTGCTCATTTTTGCGTCTCAACCAAAATTTATAATAATAATTTGATGTGTCAGTATTTATGTTATAATTGAATATCAACGAATCAATATATTGTCCAATCGTATAATTATTATCCCGGCTTTCAAAACTCTTATTATACTCCACATCTGATATGAAATTCTTATATCCAATTCTCTTAATTATATTATGAATAATCAATATATTTGCTGTGTCTCTATGCCAATTCTTAAGTTTAAATTCTCGAAAATTGTAAGTTAAATATCGAAAGTATCTATTTGTTGAGATTGTATCAGTATTGAATTCATTATTTTTTGGTGGTTTATTGTCAATAACAAAGATATTTCCTTCTTTCCATGAGTATTGTATGATAGTATCTTCTTCTTCCATTAAGTTAGGAATATATTCTAAAAATTCATAATCAGCCTCTTTTAATGCTTTCAAATATATTTTTGATATTTTATGAGTTACACATGACCCAATGATAATCAAGATTAATCCAATTATGAAATATTTATAATTTGTGTTTTTCATTTATATATTGATGTTTCTTAATTTTCCTTTGCAGCAAACATCAGGATAATAATTTCCTTATTCAAATTTATTTAAAAGTTCTTCTCCTGTTATATATCCGTGTGCTGTTGCATAAATTATTGATCGAGTTAAACCGGAACAGTCTCCGACAAACTTTAAGTTATGAAATTTGCTGTTGTCCAGCACATTAGAATAAAATTTTATCTCCGGAGCATATACCAAATTATCTTCTCCGGCAATGCCCGGAATCACATTATCTAAATTATCAATAAAATCAATAATACTTTCAATGATTCTTCTGGGAAATGCTAAGTTTATATCACCCAAAATATATTTCTTTTCATCAAGAGTCGGTTTGACTCTGTATAAATGTTTAGTTCGTTTAGAATCTCTGAATTTTGCATATGTTTGCAATATTACTTTTTCATCTCCGGCTAATAAATTTGATAATTTGGCAATATATGAACCAAATCCGGTAGGGTCATTAAAGGGTTGTGTTAATTCAACTGTTGTTAATATTGCAAAATTTGTATTTGTGCTTTTATCTTTCAATTTTGCATGACCGTTAACTGTTACAAAATCTCCGTAATGTTCTGTAACAACATATCCTGAAGGGTTGTTGCAAAAAGTACGAACCATATATCCTGTCTTACATTTATATTTTACTTTAAATTCATACATTTCACGGTTCAGTTCAGTTACAATATGATCCGGCACTTCATATCTTATGCCGAGATCAATTTTCTTATTATAAATAATTAATTCAGGACTGTCTTTCGTAATATTTGTAATGAGTTTATGTCCGCTTCTGCCTACTGCTACAATTGCATAATCAAACTTTTCTTTCTCATTTACAATCACTTGCCCGTTTAAAGACCTTACACTTTCAATTGTTTGACTGAAATGAAAATTAATATTTTTTCTTGATTTAAAATCTTCAAAGATATTGTAAAGAACATGTTGTAATTGATCTGTTCCAAGATGATAAAAATCTGATCTTACAGGTAAAAAACCATGTGCATAAAATTTTTCATAATAATCTTTTGATTTGAAAGATTTTCCGGTTTCAACTTCACCGTTCCCCGATTTATCAATGTAATAATCAACTAACTTTTTTTGTAGTTTCAAATCAACATCAATATTACCGCCCATTTCCTTTGAAACAAATAATTTTCCGTCAGCTCTTATGCCTGAAATGCTTGAAGAATAAATATCTTTACTTTTTTCAAAAACATGTATCTCATGGTCAGTGTCTTTCATTTTTTCGATAAATCCGATGGCTGCCGCTCCGAATCCAATTACTGCAATTTTCATATAATTTTTCAGTTTAAATATTTTGTTATATTTACAGGATATCAAAAGTAATCTTATTCATTCATAACAACAAAAAGAGTTATTAACATTAAGATTTAATGTTCATTTTTTTTATTTTTGAGGATTCTAAATTAATATATTTTGGTAAAAATAGTTGTTACAGCATCTCAAAGCCCTGTTAAAATTGAAGCCGTAAAGAGAGGATTTAAAAAAATCTTTCCGGAAACGGAATTTGCTTTTAAAAATATTTCTGCTCCTTCAGGAGTTTCCGATCAACCTATGAGCAATGAAGAGACTTATACGGGAGCATTAAATCGTGCAGAATTTTCATTTCAAGCTGAACAAACAGGCGATTTTTGGGTTGGAATTGAAGGCGGAATCAGCAAATTCCAAAAAGAAACGGAAGCTTTTGCTTGGGTATATATCAAATCAAAAAACAAAACAGGTAAAGCAAGAACGGCAACTTTTTTCTTACCCGAAAAAATCAGTGAACTTATTGATCAAGGAATTGAATTAGGCGAGGCTGACGACATTGTTTTCGGACTTAAAGATTCTAAAAAGAAAAACGGAGCTGTCGGTATTTTAACAAATAATATTACGAACAGAGCAAATTATTATTCAGAAGCTGTAATTTTAGCTCTGATACCTTTTATTAATGATGATTTATATTAAAATAAAAAGTATTACCACTAATTTAACGGAACATTAACAAATGCTATAATGATTAAATGCTACAATGCTATAATAAAAAAATAAGGTATTAAATATTAAAAAAAACATCATGGATTTTATACAAACTGATTATATTTCAACTAAATACCTAACATTAATTATTAAATCATTACAGCATTTAATCATTTAACTCAAACATAAGTACTTTCATAAAAAATTTAATTATCATTAAAATAATTGTTGAACTTTAAATAATGGACTGGAATCTTACAGCACTGATAGGAATAGGATTTGCAGCAGGCTTTATAAATACATTAGCCGGCGGCGGCTCTCTTTTCTCATTGCCTTTTTTGATGTTTCTCGGATTACCTGCCAATGTAGCAAACGGGACTCTCCGCATTGCAATTTTATTACAAAATATTGTGGGTGTTACAAGTTTTAAAAAGCAAAAAGTATTTGAATTTAAAGACGGAATTTGGCTTGCAATACCTGCAATTATTGGTTCTTTTATCGGTGCCCAAATTGCTGTTGAACTGAATGATGCAATTATGGAAATAATAATTGCTTGTTTATTGATCTTTATGTTTGTTCTGCTGATATTTAAACCTTCTGTATGGATTAAAGGGCAAGCCGGAAAAGTGAAAACAAAACCGAGTATTGTTCAAATCATTATATTTTTCTTTATAGGTATTTACGGCGGTTTTATTCAGGCAGGTGTAGGATTTTTTCTTTTGGCCGGCCTTGTTCTCGGTGCAGGTTT contains the following coding sequences:
- the yjjX gene encoding inosine/xanthosine triphosphatase, which encodes MVKIVVTASQSPVKIEAVKRGFKKIFPETEFAFKNISAPSGVSDQPMSNEETYTGALNRAEFSFQAEQTGDFWVGIEGGISKFQKETEAFAWVYIKSKNKTGKARTATFFLPEKISELIDQGIELGEADDIVFGLKDSKKKNGAVGILTNNITNRANYYSEAVILALIPFINDDLY
- a CDS encoding sulfite exporter TauE/SafE family protein — its product is MDWNLTALIGIGFAAGFINTLAGGGSLFSLPFLMFLGLPANVANGTLRIAILLQNIVGVTSFKKQKVFEFKDGIWLAIPAIIGSFIGAQIAVELNDAIMEIIIACLLIFMFVLLIFKPSVWIKGQAGKVKTKPSIVQIIIFFFIGIYGGFIQAGVGFFLLAGLVLGAGFDLVKANAVKVFIVLLYTIFALGVFIYYDQVDFKLGLILAVGNMLGAFAASKFAVSWGPKFVRYILLVVLLGAGLELLGVFDYLF